In Sphingomonas sp. LT1P40, the following are encoded in one genomic region:
- a CDS encoding dihydrofolate reductase family protein: protein MTRRIIGGAFISLDGVIQAPGGPEEDPTGSFPYGGWLATMFDEALGNQIDSLLKPPYDLLLGRRTYDIFAAHWPFNTDAPEIAEPFNQCRKYVMTRSDMALDWQNSECVPDLDALAAIKAGDGPNIVIQGSSTLYPQLLERGLIDRLILMIAPVVLGTGKRLFGDGTPAGKWRLIEHRTGSAGMSMATYEPAGAIETGSFASDEPSPQELARREKLKA from the coding sequence ATGACCCGCCGCATCATCGGCGGCGCCTTTATCAGCCTAGACGGCGTGATTCAGGCACCCGGCGGCCCGGAGGAAGATCCCACTGGCAGCTTCCCCTATGGCGGCTGGCTGGCGACGATGTTCGACGAAGCGCTGGGCAACCAGATCGACAGCTTGTTGAAGCCGCCCTACGATCTGCTGCTCGGCCGCCGGACCTATGACATCTTCGCCGCGCACTGGCCCTTCAACACCGACGCGCCGGAAATTGCCGAGCCGTTCAACCAGTGCCGAAAATATGTGATGACCCGGTCGGACATGGCACTCGACTGGCAGAACAGCGAATGCGTGCCCGATCTCGATGCGCTGGCGGCGATCAAAGCCGGGGACGGACCGAACATCGTGATTCAGGGCAGCTCGACGCTCTACCCGCAACTGCTCGAACGCGGCCTGATCGATCGCCTGATCTTGATGATCGCACCGGTCGTACTGGGCACGGGCAAGCGCCTGTTCGGCGACGGCACCCCCGCCGGAAAATGGAGACTGATCGAGCATCGTACCGGCAGCGCCGGCATGTCGATGGCGACCTACGAACCCGCTGGCGCGATCGAAACCGGCTCCTTTGCGTCGGACGAACCGTCACCGCAGGAACTGGCGCGGCGGGAGAAACTGAAGGCCTAA
- a CDS encoding VOC family protein: MPKITPCIWSNHTAEEQANFYVSLLPDGKITRVERTPTDTPSQKAGAVIVVMFHLGGLDYVLLNGGPMFQQSEAVSLMIHTDDQTETDRIWNAIVGNGGAESMCGWCKDKWGFNWQVTPNRLMELVYDNPDPASAKRAMEAMMTMQKIDIAAIEAAAAGQEA, encoded by the coding sequence ATGCCCAAAATCACCCCCTGCATCTGGTCGAATCACACCGCCGAGGAACAGGCGAATTTCTACGTAAGCCTGCTGCCCGATGGCAAGATCACGCGGGTTGAGCGCACGCCGACCGACACGCCTTCGCAAAAGGCCGGTGCCGTCATCGTCGTGATGTTTCATCTCGGCGGACTCGATTATGTCCTGCTCAACGGCGGCCCGATGTTTCAGCAGTCGGAGGCGGTCAGCCTGATGATCCATACCGACGATCAGACCGAAACCGACCGGATCTGGAACGCGATCGTCGGCAATGGCGGCGCGGAAAGCATGTGCGGCTGGTGCAAGGACAAATGGGGTTTCAACTGGCAGGTCACGCCGAACCGGCTGATGGAACTGGTTTACGACAACCCCGACCCCGCCAGCGCCAAGCGTGCGATGGAGGCGATGATGACGATGCAAAAGATCGATATCGCCGCGATCGAAGCCGCTGCGGCCGGACAGGAGGCGTAA
- a CDS encoding glycine-rich domain-containing protein yields the protein MRDADPVPATTAGHPVWQRIRHYQIGPPEAALSFTARLARENGWSATMAARVIDEYRRFAFLAVTGDTQITPSDAVDQAWHLHLTYTRDYWERFCPEVLGTPLHHGPTAGGAEEQHRFFRQYADTLARYEAAFGAPPPSDIWPAAARRLLDDPRARRVHPRDAIILSRPQAALVLLMFAGLIALALFLGVS from the coding sequence ATGCGCGATGCGGACCCCGTCCCCGCCACCACCGCCGGACACCCGGTCTGGCAACGCATCCGCCATTACCAGATCGGTCCCCCCGAAGCGGCGCTCTCCTTTACCGCCCGCCTTGCGCGCGAGAATGGCTGGAGCGCCACGATGGCGGCGCGGGTGATCGACGAATATCGCCGTTTCGCCTTCCTCGCCGTGACCGGCGATACCCAGATCACGCCCTCCGACGCCGTCGATCAGGCGTGGCACCTCCACCTCACCTACACCCGCGATTATTGGGAGCGCTTCTGTCCCGAAGTGCTCGGCACACCGCTCCATCACGGCCCCACTGCGGGCGGCGCGGAGGAACAGCACCGCTTCTTCCGCCAATATGCCGACACGCTCGCCCGGTACGAAGCCGCGTTCGGCGCACCGCCCCCTTCCGACATCTGGCCAGCGGCCGCACGGCGACTGCTGGACGATCCCCGCGCACGGCGGGTGCATCCGCGCGATGCGATCATCCTGTCCCGCCCGCAGGCCGCTCTGGTCCTGCTGATGTTTGCGGGACTGATCGCACTCGCGCTTTTTCTGGGAGTAAGCTGA
- a CDS encoding pirin family protein: protein MTDDLFIHTIQPVTHDLGGFKVHRTLPSRPRTMVGPFIFFDQMGPAHLDVGTGIDVRPHPHINLATVTYLFAGAIDHRDSLGTFATIEPGAVNLMTAGNGITHSERSPQSERDAGPDLSGIQTWLALPERFEEMDPAFEHVAAADLPTVEYGKAKARIIMGSLWGATAPTTTYAGTIYADIILDADGSVPIDAEADERALYVASGEAMLDGMTLEPQTLYVLKPGTAATLRSRSGGQVMLCGGEAFTTPRHVWWNFVSSDRDRINQAKEDWKAGLFPKVPGDDKEWIPIPEVPKTVSYP from the coding sequence ATGACCGACGACCTGTTCATCCACACGATTCAGCCCGTCACCCACGATCTCGGCGGGTTCAAGGTCCATCGCACCTTGCCCTCGCGTCCGCGCACGATGGTCGGCCCGTTTATCTTCTTCGATCAGATGGGGCCGGCGCATCTGGACGTCGGCACCGGCATCGACGTGCGCCCCCACCCGCACATCAACCTCGCCACGGTCACCTATCTGTTCGCGGGCGCGATCGACCATCGCGATTCGCTCGGCACCTTCGCCACGATCGAACCCGGCGCGGTGAACCTGATGACCGCCGGCAACGGCATCACCCACAGCGAACGCTCGCCCCAGTCCGAACGCGACGCCGGCCCCGATCTGTCCGGCATCCAGACCTGGCTCGCGCTCCCCGAGCGGTTCGAGGAAATGGACCCGGCGTTCGAGCATGTCGCCGCCGCCGACCTGCCCACCGTCGAATATGGCAAGGCAAAGGCCCGCATCATCATGGGCAGCCTGTGGGGCGCGACTGCGCCGACCACCACCTATGCCGGGACGATCTACGCCGACATCATCCTGGATGCCGATGGCAGCGTGCCGATCGACGCCGAAGCAGACGAACGCGCACTGTATGTCGCATCCGGCGAGGCGATGCTCGACGGCATGACCCTCGAACCGCAAACCCTCTACGTTCTCAAACCCGGCACCGCCGCCACGCTCCGCTCCCGCAGCGGCGGACAGGTCATGCTGTGCGGCGGCGAAGCCTTCACCACCCCGCGCCATGTCTGGTGGAACTTCGTTTCCTCCGACCGCGACCGTATCAATCAAGCGAAGGAAGACTGGAAAGCGGGTCTGTTCCCCAAAGTCCCCGGCGACGACAAGGAATGGATTCCGATTCCCGAAGTCCCGAAAACGGTGAGCTATCCATGA
- a CDS encoding glutathione S-transferase family protein produces the protein MTVEITGFDWVPDFAKGFVRDLRPRWACEEIGLPYEMRLLNAAAPRPDSYFQEQPWGQVPAMVDEQLHLFESGAILLHLGEKDERLLPRAPQARATAISWLFAAYNSVEPLMFELSNIEIFAAGEQWAELRRPSLMDFAGKRFDRLAAAMAGRDWLAGQFSIADIAMATVLRQVEGSGLIEDRPVLMAYLQRAIARPAFKAALAAQLADFKPAPAGVS, from the coding sequence ATGACCGTCGAGATCACCGGCTTCGACTGGGTTCCCGATTTCGCCAAGGGGTTCGTCCGCGACCTGCGCCCGCGCTGGGCGTGCGAGGAAATCGGGCTGCCCTATGAAATGCGGCTGCTCAACGCCGCCGCCCCGCGTCCCGACAGCTATTTTCAGGAACAGCCTTGGGGACAGGTGCCCGCAATGGTGGACGAACAGTTGCACCTGTTCGAGAGCGGCGCGATCCTGCTCCATCTGGGCGAAAAGGACGAACGGCTGCTGCCGCGCGCGCCACAGGCCCGCGCCACTGCGATCAGCTGGCTGTTCGCCGCCTATAACAGCGTCGAGCCGCTAATGTTCGAGCTGTCGAACATCGAGATTTTCGCGGCGGGCGAGCAATGGGCCGAACTGCGCCGCCCCAGCCTGATGGACTTTGCGGGCAAGCGCTTCGATCGCCTCGCCGCCGCAATGGCGGGCCGCGACTGGCTCGCCGGCCAGTTCAGCATCGCCGACATCGCCATGGCGACGGTGCTGCGTCAGGTCGAAGGCAGCGGCCTGATCGAGGATCGCCCGGTGCTCATGGCGTATCTGCAACGAGCTATCGCAAGACCCGCGTTCAAGGCGGCACTCGCCGCGCAACTCGCCGATTTCAAACCCGCGCCCGCAGGCGTATCCTGA
- a CDS encoding J domain-containing protein, with product MSRQPPKDRPTSRFHGRVEAPGRLCAEPGCAEPGEFRAPLVAGARPSDAPGEYRWLCLDHVRAFNSGYNYFTGMSAEEIHDAQKPFGGWASETRAFNGSGGADRPPKWADFHDPLDAISARWRNAMPAERKDGKPLSGKDREALKALALDVDADRMTLRRRYSELVRKYHPDRNGGDRSHEGALQATIAAYQQLKASPAFA from the coding sequence GTGTCTCGTCAGCCGCCAAAGGACCGCCCTACTTCGCGCTTTCACGGTCGGGTCGAAGCGCCCGGACGGCTGTGCGCCGAGCCGGGATGCGCGGAGCCGGGCGAGTTTCGGGCGCCGCTGGTCGCCGGGGCGCGGCCGAGCGATGCGCCGGGCGAGTATCGCTGGCTGTGCCTCGATCATGTGCGGGCGTTCAATTCGGGCTATAATTATTTCACGGGCATGAGCGCGGAGGAAATCCATGACGCGCAAAAGCCGTTCGGCGGCTGGGCGAGCGAGACGCGGGCGTTCAACGGCAGCGGCGGTGCCGACCGGCCACCCAAATGGGCGGATTTCCACGATCCGCTGGATGCGATCAGCGCGCGCTGGCGAAACGCGATGCCGGCGGAGCGGAAGGATGGGAAGCCGCTGTCGGGCAAGGACCGCGAGGCGCTGAAGGCGCTGGCGCTGGACGTCGACGCGGACCGAATGACGCTGCGGCGGCGCTATTCGGAGCTGGTACGGAAGTACCATCCGGATCGCAATGGCGGCGACCGCAGCCATGAGGGTGCGTTGCAGGCGACGATTGCGGCATATCAGCAGCTGAAAGCATCGCCTGCTTTCGCGTAA
- a CDS encoding alpha/beta fold hydrolase gives MTLQRIPLPTGVELDVATAGDPAAPAIILLHGFPESHRTWRHQIPELAKTHFVIAPDQRGFARSSKPEGVENYTPDKTVADLLALASHFGKDRFTLVGHDWGGAIAWMAALQHPDRIERLIIVNAPHPFVFQKSLYDDLPQRAASQYIRAFRNPDIEKHVAAMGLGNFFDTSFAKHADPALLAPERDAYLDEWSQPGAMTAMLNWYRASAIVVPAMDETPDRPAFLDAPFPPLRMPVLVIWGTGDTALLPVQLEGLNALVPDLKIVKIDAGHFVPWEKPEAVTTAIHDWLP, from the coding sequence ATGACCCTGCAACGCATCCCGCTCCCCACCGGCGTCGAACTGGACGTCGCCACCGCTGGCGATCCCGCCGCGCCCGCGATCATTCTCCTCCACGGCTTCCCGGAGTCGCACCGCACCTGGCGGCACCAGATTCCCGAACTTGCCAAAACCCATTTCGTCATCGCCCCCGATCAGCGCGGTTTCGCCCGCTCGTCCAAGCCGGAAGGCGTCGAAAACTACACCCCCGACAAGACCGTCGCGGATCTGCTCGCGCTCGCCAGCCATTTCGGCAAGGACCGCTTCACCTTGGTCGGCCATGACTGGGGCGGCGCGATCGCGTGGATGGCCGCGCTCCAGCATCCCGACCGGATCGAGCGGCTCATCATCGTCAACGCGCCGCACCCGTTCGTCTTTCAGAAGTCGCTCTACGACGATCTGCCCCAGCGCGCCGCCAGCCAGTATATCCGCGCCTTCCGCAACCCGGACATCGAGAAGCACGTCGCCGCAATGGGCCTCGGCAATTTCTTCGACACCAGTTTCGCCAAACATGCCGACCCCGCGTTGCTCGCCCCCGAACGCGACGCCTATCTCGATGAATGGAGCCAGCCCGGCGCGATGACCGCCATGCTCAACTGGTATCGCGCCAGCGCCATCGTCGTCCCCGCGATGGACGAGACCCCCGACCGCCCCGCTTTTCTCGACGCTCCCTTCCCGCCGCTGCGCATGCCGGTGCTGGTCATCTGGGGCACCGGCGACACCGCGTTGCTCCCCGTCCAGCTGGAAGGGCTCAACGCGCTGGTCCCCGACCTGAAGATCGTCAAAATCGACGCGGGCCATTTCGTCCCGTGGGAAAAGCCCGAGGCGGTGACCACCGCGATCCACGACTGGCTGCCCTAA
- a CDS encoding BolA family protein: MTNPATGPTAAEITARLTDQLSPSRLEVINDSAKHRGHSGDDGSGESHFTVVIESAAFAGKSRLDRQRLVNRALGDLMIERIHAMAIRATAPGEA, from the coding sequence ATGACAAACCCTGCCACTGGCCCGACGGCCGCTGAAATCACCGCCCGCCTAACCGACCAGCTCAGCCCGTCGCGGCTGGAGGTCATCAACGACAGCGCCAAACATCGCGGCCATAGCGGCGACGACGGCAGCGGCGAATCGCACTTCACCGTCGTCATCGAAAGCGCGGCGTTCGCGGGCAAGTCCCGCCTCGACCGCCAACGCCTCGTCAACCGCGCGCTCGGCGACCTGATGATCGAGCGTATCCACGCCATGGCAATCCGCGCCACCGCTCCGGGGGAAGCATGA
- a CDS encoding winged helix-turn-helix transcriptional regulator: MKSGKITKNDETTQRRWYDDACGTALALEFVGERWSLLIMRELMLGARRFGELKADLVGISANVLTQRLDGLERSGILSRRKLPPPANVQVYELTPWGYESEPIFQTMGRWATRSPLHDPTLPLSPVSAMLSLRTMVAPDRPDLRMTLAFRFPGGSFVGRLDVSELAIERGETHAADVTFETDTTTFIGLVYGKRPFEDAEAAGTLRLTGDRDLARRFVELFSLPEKWYPV; this comes from the coding sequence ATGAAGTCAGGAAAAATAACCAAAAACGACGAAACGACGCAAAGAAGGTGGTATGACGATGCGTGCGGTACGGCGCTGGCGCTGGAATTCGTGGGCGAGCGGTGGTCGTTGCTCATCATGCGCGAATTGATGCTGGGCGCGCGCAGGTTCGGCGAGTTGAAGGCCGATCTGGTCGGAATCAGTGCGAATGTGCTGACTCAGCGGCTCGACGGACTCGAACGATCGGGCATCCTTAGCCGCCGCAAGCTGCCGCCACCCGCCAATGTGCAAGTCTATGAACTGACGCCGTGGGGGTATGAAAGCGAGCCGATTTTTCAGACGATGGGGCGGTGGGCAACACGGTCGCCCTTGCACGATCCGACGCTCCCGCTGTCGCCCGTTTCGGCGATGTTGTCGCTGCGCACGATGGTTGCCCCCGACCGGCCCGACCTGCGCATGACGCTTGCCTTTCGCTTTCCCGGCGGTTCGTTCGTCGGCCGGCTCGACGTCAGCGAACTGGCGATCGAGCGCGGCGAGACCCATGCTGCGGATGTGACGTTCGAGACCGACACCACGACCTTTATCGGGCTGGTCTATGGCAAGCGACCATTCGAGGATGCCGAAGCCGCCGGGACGCTGCGCCTGACCGGCGACCGCGATCTGGCGCGGCGATTCGTCGAGCTCTTCTCGCTACCGGAGAAATGGTACCCGGTGTGA
- a CDS encoding DUF2332 domain-containing protein, with amino-acid sequence MKDWTTSQDVRAAFANQVSYCRANGATITADVVAAVLANLDGPGVFLKAVREWPGKPMADALPLRVTGGLHALHLSGAEPALAPLYAGEKVDAEALIAGAIARHDAALLPWLDGPPQTNEAGRSANYAAALLWLIAQGLPGRFEAIEIGSSAGINLMMDRYRYELGGVEVGPEDAVMTIAPEWRGSPPPAGAPVFESLRGCDVAPVDLTDPAALLRLKAYVWPEHGVRFARLEAAAAAARVRAPDLVEADAADFVEAALAAPQVAGTTRVLMHSIVWQYVGGAGQARIMAAMEAAGARAMAERPLAWIALEANRETFQHELVVRFWPGDGAPHLLARAHAHGAWVEWLV; translated from the coding sequence ATGAAGGACTGGACGACTTCGCAGGACGTGCGCGCGGCGTTTGCCAATCAGGTGAGCTATTGCCGGGCCAATGGGGCGACCATCACGGCGGATGTGGTGGCGGCGGTGCTGGCGAACCTCGACGGGCCGGGCGTGTTCCTGAAGGCGGTGCGCGAATGGCCGGGCAAGCCGATGGCCGACGCGCTACCGCTGCGTGTCACGGGCGGGTTGCATGCGTTGCATCTTTCGGGGGCGGAACCGGCGCTTGCACCGCTTTATGCGGGTGAGAAGGTGGATGCGGAGGCGTTGATTGCCGGAGCGATTGCGCGGCACGATGCCGCACTGCTGCCGTGGCTGGACGGGCCGCCGCAGACGAACGAGGCGGGGCGGTCGGCGAATTACGCGGCGGCGTTGCTGTGGTTGATCGCGCAGGGGCTGCCGGGGCGGTTCGAGGCAATCGAGATCGGATCGAGCGCGGGCATCAATTTGATGATGGACCGCTATCGGTACGAACTGGGCGGGGTTGAGGTCGGGCCGGAGGACGCGGTGATGACGATTGCGCCGGAATGGCGCGGTTCGCCGCCGCCCGCTGGTGCGCCGGTTTTTGAGTCGTTGCGGGGGTGCGATGTTGCGCCGGTCGATTTGACCGATCCGGCGGCGTTGCTGCGGTTGAAGGCTTATGTGTGGCCGGAGCATGGGGTGCGCTTTGCGCGACTGGAGGCTGCGGCGGCGGCGGCGCGGGTGCGTGCGCCCGATCTGGTGGAGGCGGATGCCGCCGATTTCGTCGAGGCGGCACTGGCCGCGCCGCAGGTTGCGGGGACGACCCGCGTGCTGATGCACTCGATCGTGTGGCAATATGTCGGGGGTGCTGGGCAGGCGCGGATCATGGCGGCGATGGAGGCTGCGGGCGCGCGGGCGATGGCGGAGCGGCCCTTGGCGTGGATTGCGCTGGAGGCCAATCGTGAGACGTTTCAGCATGAACTGGTCGTCCGGTTTTGGCCGGGGGATGGCGCGCCGCACTTGCTGGCGCGGGCGCATGCGCATGGGGCGTGGGTGGAGTGGCTGGTATGA
- a CDS encoding VOC family protein gives MTNRHGSWIWYELMTPDAAASKAFYDTVVGWNIDTDSATPGDVEYRMIVASDGNAGGMLTLNADMLAGGAKPGWLGYVGVDDVDATVENLKAAGGAIHMPPHDIPGVGRMAMVADPQGVPFYVMRGASDEDSTAFQRMGLGHVSWNELQTSDATAAFDLYNTLFGWEKAGGIQMPWGEYSFLRNKDAGEAMDAVWGAMMPREKPEHPVGWTFYFRVPDIEAAHATVSELGGTPLTDPMEVPGGERVFHATDPHGAVFGLVAPK, from the coding sequence ATGACCAATCGCCATGGCAGCTGGATCTGGTACGAACTGATGACCCCCGACGCTGCGGCCTCGAAAGCATTCTACGACACGGTCGTCGGCTGGAACATCGACACCGACTCCGCGACGCCCGGCGATGTCGAATATCGCATGATCGTGGCATCCGACGGCAATGCCGGGGGCATGCTGACGCTCAATGCCGATATGCTCGCGGGCGGCGCAAAGCCGGGCTGGCTCGGCTATGTCGGCGTCGATGACGTCGATGCGACCGTCGAAAACCTCAAAGCAGCGGGCGGCGCGATTCACATGCCGCCGCACGATATCCCCGGCGTCGGTCGCATGGCGATGGTCGCGGATCCGCAGGGCGTTCCTTTCTATGTCATGCGCGGTGCCAGCGACGAAGACAGCACGGCATTCCAGCGCATGGGTCTTGGCCATGTCAGCTGGAACGAGTTGCAGACCAGCGACGCGACTGCGGCATTCGATCTCTACAATACGCTGTTCGGCTGGGAAAAAGCCGGCGGCATTCAGATGCCCTGGGGCGAATACAGCTTTTTGCGCAACAAGGACGCGGGCGAGGCAATGGATGCCGTGTGGGGCGCGATGATGCCGCGCGAAAAGCCCGAGCACCCGGTCGGCTGGACCTTCTATTTCCGCGTGCCCGATATCGAGGCGGCGCATGCGACGGTCAGCGAACTCGGCGGCACCCCGCTCACCGATCCGATGGAAGTCCCCGGCGGCGAGCGCGTGTTTCACGCCACCGATCCGCACGGCGCAGTCTTCGGGCTGGTTGCGCCCAAATGA
- a CDS encoding DUF6157 family protein, whose translation MNTTNYRDTLITVSPDSPVSVGTVPEKPHSVAGAQYALLLDKPYAMTSDDLLHAAHVARGGDKSRVEFFAKPQACLRASPLVKQFGWGLHQDGEARVALVAVESVDYARLVADTAVVKKPGMRRSR comes from the coding sequence ATGAACACGACCAATTATCGCGATACGCTGATCACGGTGTCGCCGGACTCTCCGGTAAGCGTGGGCACGGTGCCGGAGAAACCGCACAGCGTGGCGGGGGCGCAATATGCGCTGTTGCTGGACAAGCCCTATGCGATGACGAGCGACGATTTGTTGCACGCGGCGCATGTCGCGCGGGGCGGAGACAAGAGCCGGGTCGAGTTTTTTGCGAAGCCGCAGGCGTGTTTGCGGGCGTCACCGCTGGTGAAGCAGTTCGGCTGGGGCCTGCATCAGGATGGCGAGGCGCGGGTCGCGCTGGTTGCCGTCGAGAGCGTGGATTATGCGCGGTTGGTAGCGGACACGGCTGTGGTGAAGAAGCCGGGGATGCGGCGGAGCCGTTAG
- a CDS encoding TIGR04222 domain-containing membrane protein, with product MPFGPFDWTGGPFLTLYGALLVIVVILGFVIPARLRPDGRDQRVRDPDQLAYLAGGRTRLADSIVARLLAGGALAMHGKNKFDILSRSGTRPADTGVLALSPPLDWPRIEQTLRPTADTLGERLQAMGLMLDRGQRASLRYWALLPYLTLLMFGVTKWLIGDARERPVGFLTILLIVTAVFALIRALSIPKLTVAGADALTEAQADADRIRRAPLHEEMGMAVALFGTGVLVGSELDAFHKMRASSGDSGGGGDSSSGDGDGGGGGCGGCGGGGD from the coding sequence ATGCCCTTCGGCCCCTTTGACTGGACCGGCGGACCGTTTCTCACGCTTTATGGCGCGCTGCTGGTGATCGTCGTCATCCTCGGCTTCGTCATTCCCGCCCGATTGCGCCCCGATGGCCGCGACCAGCGCGTCCGCGATCCCGATCAGCTCGCCTATCTCGCAGGTGGGCGCACACGCCTTGCCGACAGCATCGTCGCCCGCCTGCTCGCCGGCGGCGCACTGGCGATGCACGGCAAGAACAAGTTCGACATCCTCTCGCGCAGCGGCACGCGACCAGCCGACACCGGCGTCCTCGCGCTCAGCCCGCCGCTCGACTGGCCCCGCATCGAGCAAACGCTGCGCCCCACCGCCGACACGCTGGGCGAGCGGCTTCAGGCGATGGGCCTGATGCTCGACCGCGGCCAGCGCGCCAGCCTGCGCTATTGGGCGCTGCTGCCCTATCTTACGCTGCTGATGTTCGGCGTGACCAAATGGCTGATCGGCGATGCGCGCGAACGTCCGGTCGGCTTCCTGACCATCCTGCTGATCGTGACCGCGGTGTTCGCGCTCATCCGCGCGCTCAGCATCCCGAAACTGACGGTCGCCGGTGCCGACGCGCTGACCGAAGCACAGGCGGACGCCGATCGCATCCGCCGCGCGCCGCTCCACGAGGAGATGGGCATGGCGGTCGCGCTGTTCGGCACCGGCGTGCTGGTCGGCTCCGAACTCGATGCCTTCCACAAGATGCGCGCCTCCAGCGGGGACAGTGGCGGCGGCGGCGACAGTTCATCCGGTGATGGGGACGGCGGCGGTGGTGGCTGCGGCGGTTGCGGCGGCGGCGGAGACTAG
- a CDS encoding VOC family protein — MPKMIFVNLPVADVAKSTAFYEALGFTKNPQFSNEVASAMNWSDTITLMILGHDFYQTFIPHKTIADTSTTNAALICLSFDDRAGVNAITDAAARAGGKADVRPPQDMGFMYSRAFEDLDGHLFEPMHMDMEAAMAAFPDGAAHEPA, encoded by the coding sequence ATGCCGAAGATGATTTTCGTGAACCTGCCCGTCGCCGATGTGGCGAAATCGACCGCTTTCTATGAAGCGTTGGGCTTCACCAAGAACCCGCAGTTCAGCAACGAGGTCGCATCGGCGATGAACTGGTCGGACACCATCACGCTGATGATTCTGGGCCATGATTTCTATCAGACCTTCATCCCGCACAAGACCATCGCCGACACATCGACGACCAACGCGGCACTCATCTGCCTGTCGTTCGACGACCGCGCCGGGGTGAATGCCATCACCGATGCCGCGGCCAGGGCAGGCGGCAAGGCCGATGTGCGCCCGCCACAGGACATGGGCTTTATGTACAGCCGCGCATTCGAGGATCTCGACGGCCATCTGTTCGAGCCGATGCACATGGACATGGAAGCGGCGATGGCTGCCTTTCCAGACGGCGCCGCGCACGAACCGGCCTGA
- a CDS encoding DUF1428 domain-containing protein — protein MTYVEGFLTPVPTANKDEYQKHAEGAVDLFRSLGATRFVEAWGDDVPDGKINDLKKSVNLKDDETVLFSWLEYPDKATRDAANEKMMNDPDIAASMGDMPFDGSRMIFAGFESIVDTGAPATPGYVDGYVLPVPAGNKEAYREMAQDMTALFEEFGALRVVEAWGEDTPDGKVTDYNRATLKKDDEAVVYSWVEWPDKATRDAGWAKMMEDERMKPKGEPPFDGKRMMWGGFAPILDAKS, from the coding sequence ATGACCTATGTCGAAGGATTCCTGACCCCCGTCCCCACCGCCAACAAGGATGAATATCAAAAGCACGCCGAGGGCGCGGTGGACCTTTTCCGCAGCCTGGGCGCGACCCGCTTCGTCGAAGCGTGGGGCGACGACGTGCCGGACGGCAAGATCAACGATCTGAAGAAATCGGTGAATCTGAAGGATGATGAGACCGTGCTGTTCAGCTGGCTCGAATATCCGGACAAGGCGACCCGCGACGCCGCGAACGAAAAGATGATGAACGACCCCGACATCGCGGCATCGATGGGCGACATGCCGTTCGACGGCAGCCGCATGATCTTTGCCGGGTTCGAATCGATCGTCGATACCGGCGCGCCCGCGACCCCCGGCTATGTCGACGGCTATGTGCTTCCCGTGCCCGCGGGCAACAAGGAAGCGTACCGCGAAATGGCGCAGGACATGACGGCGCTGTTCGAGGAGTTCGGTGCGCTGCGCGTGGTCGAGGCGTGGGGCGAAGACACGCCCGACGGCAAGGTCACCGACTATAACCGCGCCACGCTGAAGAAGGACGACGAGGCGGTGGTCTATAGCTGGGTCGAATGGCCCGACAAGGCGACCCGCGACGCCGGCTGGGCCAAGATGATGGAAGACGAGCGGATGAAGCCCAAGGGCGAGCCCCCGTTCGACGGCAAGCGCATGATGTGGGGCGGCTTCGCCCCGATCCTCGACGCAAAGAGCTGA